In Geitlerinema sp. PCC 9228, a single genomic region encodes these proteins:
- a CDS encoding transketolase: MTISADATTQENRGGNELPDFCEGIQYFCETKPDLDIYGNEAAIAAEKTAIAKASDPTAVYQTLLAADALRYLTLQVTASKGSGHPGGFASKAEVYAALVMLGYKNIITEVGHHAPGFYSAMFLDRSLEEMGIYNVQQMRDRFREHQGLLGHLSGQIPGLLNPAGPLGQGQHFAMAGAKLHPGVLFPVTIGDGGMGEPYVMSSMAHFNTAYPNITNFLPILVWNGFSQEHHSMVSTKPNQEMIDYWRGHGFQEIILVNAKDYDDANQPGEYVDSTEFSWKQRMAFTKAVLEGLDRAAKSALSGKLTVFIIKQLKGAGVHTRGAKSHNLKPGDTLDKPHIIESLQKRALPVKAWELVRQNFERSSGGPAVKTVVTENQLPLSDLGELSLEEFEVGGEKKVATTAMGAIAAQVGQKDPNFLVSNADGNAASGINNINMALKIIHPTPDEDYHQAPQGQVYEPLSEDACAGLAAGLSLFGGRSLWCSYESFAINGLPIWQTVTQAMAELRRPTPATITLFTAGALEQGRNGWTHQRPEIENYFAAMMRNGNVFPLFPCDANSIQVCYRWALTAKNKGITITASKSPLPVRSTFEQSHQALRDGAVILQETPGDKTVVLAVIGDMTLIPAYEAAEKLAEQNIGSKIVSVINPRRLYRSHDTAWETCAEPDGDFLSDASFQRLFGGDALIGITGGSSAMFEPIMLRSTVNRDIFAWKRGETAASASQVMEINGITGDNLAKRAMELMG, translated from the coding sequence ATGACCATCAGCGCCGATGCCACCACACAAGAAAATCGCGGCGGTAACGAGCTACCGGATTTTTGCGAAGGGATTCAGTATTTTTGCGAAACCAAACCCGATCTAGATATTTACGGCAACGAAGCCGCGATCGCAGCGGAAAAGACCGCGATCGCCAAGGCCAGCGACCCCACAGCCGTATATCAAACCCTCCTCGCAGCGGATGCGTTGCGCTATTTAACCCTGCAAGTCACCGCCAGTAAAGGGTCCGGACACCCCGGCGGCTTCGCCAGCAAGGCAGAAGTCTACGCTGCTTTGGTCATGCTGGGGTATAAAAACATCATCACCGAAGTGGGACACCACGCCCCTGGTTTTTACAGCGCCATGTTTCTGGACCGTTCCCTAGAAGAAATGGGAATTTACAACGTCCAGCAAATGCGCGATCGCTTCCGGGAACACCAAGGTCTGTTGGGACACCTCTCCGGGCAAATTCCTGGGTTGCTCAACCCCGCCGGTCCCCTCGGTCAAGGGCAACACTTTGCCATGGCAGGGGCCAAACTGCATCCGGGGGTTCTGTTCCCAGTCACCATTGGCGATGGCGGCATGGGCGAACCCTACGTCATGAGCAGCATGGCACACTTCAACACCGCCTATCCCAACATCACCAACTTCCTACCCATCCTGGTATGGAACGGATTTTCCCAAGAACACCACAGTATGGTTTCCACCAAACCCAACCAGGAAATGATCGACTACTGGCGCGGTCACGGCTTCCAAGAAATTATCTTGGTCAACGCCAAAGACTACGACGACGCCAACCAGCCGGGAGAATACGTAGACAGCACAGAATTCTCCTGGAAACAGCGCATGGCCTTTACCAAAGCAGTCTTGGAAGGGTTGGATCGGGCAGCCAAATCCGCTTTAAGCGGCAAGCTGACAGTCTTTATCATCAAACAGCTCAAAGGGGCCGGCGTTCACACCCGCGGTGCCAAATCCCACAACCTGAAACCTGGAGATACCCTAGACAAACCCCACATTATCGAATCTTTGCAAAAACGCGCCCTGCCGGTAAAAGCTTGGGAATTGGTACGTCAAAACTTCGAGCGTTCCAGCGGCGGACCAGCCGTGAAAACTGTAGTCACTGAAAACCAACTACCCCTGTCGGATTTAGGGGAACTATCCCTAGAAGAATTTGAAGTAGGCGGCGAGAAAAAAGTAGCCACCACCGCCATGGGAGCGATCGCAGCGCAAGTGGGACAAAAAGACCCCAACTTCCTGGTCAGCAACGCCGACGGCAACGCTGCTTCCGGGATTAACAACATCAACATGGCGCTGAAAATTATTCACCCCACCCCCGACGAAGACTACCATCAAGCGCCCCAAGGACAGGTATACGAACCCCTCAGCGAAGATGCCTGTGCTGGTCTGGCGGCTGGATTGTCCCTATTTGGCGGGCGATCGCTGTGGTGTTCCTACGAATCCTTCGCCATCAATGGCTTGCCCATTTGGCAGACCGTCACCCAAGCTATGGCCGAATTGCGACGCCCCACCCCAGCCACCATTACCCTATTCACCGCTGGCGCTTTGGAACAAGGGCGCAACGGCTGGACCCACCAACGTCCAGAAATTGAAAACTACTTTGCCGCCATGATGCGCAATGGCAATGTTTTCCCTTTGTTCCCCTGCGATGCTAACAGCATCCAAGTCTGCTATCGTTGGGCGCTAACCGCGAAAAATAAAGGCATTACCATCACCGCCAGTAAGTCTCCGCTACCAGTACGGAGCACCTTTGAACAAAGCCACCAGGCATTGCGCGACGGCGCAGTGATTTTGCAGGAAACCCCCGGCGACAAAACTGTGGTTCTGGCCGTTATTGGTGATATGACCCTGATTCCAGCCTACGAAGCTGCGGAAAAACTAGCCGAACAAAATATTGGTTCTAAAATTGTTTCCGTTATCAACCCGCGTCGTTTGTATCGTTCCCACGATACCGCTTGGGAAACCTGTGCCGAACCCGACGGCGATTTTCTCAGCGATGCCAGTTTCCAACGTTTGTTTGGCGGCGATGCGTTGATTGGCATTACTGGTGGTTCCAGCGCCATGTTTGAACCTATCATGCTACGCAGTACCGTGAATCGAGATATTTTTGCCTGGAAGCGTGGCGAAACGGCTGCCAGTGCTTCCCAAGTGATGGAAATTAACGGTATCACGGGAGATAATTTGGCCAAACGTGCTATGGAATTGATGGGTTAG